From the Diceros bicornis minor isolate mBicDic1 chromosome 19, mDicBic1.mat.cur, whole genome shotgun sequence genome, one window contains:
- the FAM83C gene encoding protein FAM83C — protein sequence MRAARWAGMFGGLGPGVLGAQSMAGPLRGRVEELKRPWWRESSPLVLQHSEAARLAADALLERGEAAYLQVISEERELPFLSALDMDYMTSHVCAGPELSEAQGLEASGPDHLSLLSEVTSGTYFPMASDIEPPDLDLGWPEVPQATGFSPTQAVVHFQRDKAKNIKDLLRFLFSQARTVVAVVMDIFTDMELLCDLMEASNRRGVPVYLLLAQEHLRHFLEMCYKMDLNGGHLPNMRVRSTCGDTYCSKAGRRFTGQALEKFVIIDCEQVVTGSYSFTWLCSQAHTSMVLQLRGRIVEDFDREFRCLYAESQPVEGFCGSEDHLSSRASCPLPVALAFRPRIPSPTSSSPSSTSLSSIKCSPLMGHSSYLALPGGGGCSDTGMGSSSPGPSRCEASGQPTLQHQMSDPNHGSPPGPYRANLGKLGMSPWSQSSPTLNHNSASPLTLAVGSSLLPRSRPLFPFPRSILALSRLPENGLPGSQEPSPPRGRWVPGTALETVEEKKVSLSQSHGQLDLLVPFARAQEVGGPDSGVTPNLGSLWSGKQAPEDRRLSPSQRYSQLDPLPRAQGAKGAPESGSPRPGDRTPEDKRLSPNHSHGQLDLLVQYPKAGGSRVPLEANSSARAGKQGPDERWQTLGHSQLDLITKFGPFRGEGPGPSGLPRPSPACKAGVGSGDEKRLTLGHSKLDLITKYHQLQGTRPGPDPGPPGAPTGGHRNGSSNGLLEDEKRLTLGHSKLDLITKYNKSKVRLLRSRFES from the exons atgagggCAGCCAGGTGGGCAGGTATGTTTGGAGGCCTAGGGCCTGGGGTCCTGGGAGCCCAGAGCATGGCAGGACCCCTTCGGGGCCGGGTGGAGGAGCTAAAACGGCCATGGTGGCGGGAGAGCTCCCCATTGGTGCTACAGCACAGTGAGGCGGCCCGGCTGGCAGCCGACGCCCTCCTGGAGCGGGGTGAGGCTGCCTACCTGCAGGTCATCTCTGAGGAGCGGGAGCTGCCCTTCCTGAGTGCTCTGGATATGGACTATATGACCAGCCATGTGTGCGCGGGCCCTGAGCTCAGTGAGGCCCAGGGACTGGAGGCCTCAGGGCCCGACCACCTCAGCCTGCTCTCCGAAGTCACCTCAGGCACTTACTTCCCCATGGCCTCTGATATAGAGCCCCCAGACCTGGACTTGGGCTGGCCTGAGGTTCCACAGGCCACGGGCTTCAGCCCCACACAGGCTGTGGTGCACTTCCAGCGGGACAAGGCCAAGAACATCAAGGACCTTCTGCGTTTCCTCTTCAGCCAGGCCCGCACG gtgGTGGCTGTGGTGATGGACATATTCACCGACATGGAGCTTCTATGTGACCTCATGGAGGCCTCGAACCGGCGTGGTGTCCCTGTCTACCTGCTCCTGGCTCAGGAGCACCTGAGGCATTTCCTGGAAATGTGTTACAAGATGGACCTCAATGGGGGGCACCTGCCG AACATGCGTGTACGGAGCACATGTGGGGACACGTACTGCAGCAAGGCAGGCCGCCGCTTCACAGGGCAGGCCCTGGAGAAGTTCGTCATCATTGACTGCGAGCAGGTGGTGACGGGCAGCTACAG CTTCACCTGGCTTTGCAGCCAGGCCCACACCAGCATGGTGCTGCAGCTGAGGGGCCGCATTGTGGAAGACTTTGACCGGGAGTTCCGCTGTCTGTATGCTGAGTCACAACCTGTGGAGGGCTTCTGTGGCAGTGAGGATCACCTGTCTTCCCGGGCATCGTGCCCTCTCCCAGTGGCCCTGGCCTTCAGGCCCCGCATCCCCAGCCCCACATCTTCATCGCCCTCCAGCACCAGCCTCAGCAGCATCAAATGCTCACCTCTCATGGGCCACTCCTCCTACCTCGCTCTACCAGGAGGCGGTGGCTGCAGTGACACGGGTATGGGGTCCTCATCCCCAGGCCCTTCCCGCTGCGAGGCCAGTGGTCAGCCCACTCTGCAACACCAGATGTCAGACCCTAACCATGGCTCCCCACCAGGGCCCTACAGGGCCAACCTAGGCAAGCTGGGAATGTCCCCATGGTCCCAGTCTTCCCCCACCCTCAACCACAATAGTGCCAGCCCCTTGACCCTGGCAGTGGGGTCATCTCTGCTCCCTCGCTCACGCCCCCTTTTCCCCTTCCCCCGAAGTATCTTAGCCCTGTCCCGTCTCCCGGAGAATGGGCTCCCAGGAAGCCAGGAGCCCAGCCCCCCACGAGGTCGCTGGGTACCTGGCACAGCCCTGGAGACGGTGGAGGAGAAGAAGGTGTCTCTGAGTCAGAGCCATGGCCAGCTGGATCTCCTTGTCCCCTTCGCCAGAGCCCAAGAAGTAGGAGGCCCTGATTCTGGGGTTACTCCCAACTTAGGCTCCCTTTGGTCTGGCAAACAGGCCCCAGAGGACAGGAGGTTGTCCCCAAGCCAGAGATACAGCCAGCTGGATCCTCTGCCCCGGGCCCAGGGTGCCAAGGGTGCCCCTGAGTCAGGTTCCCCCAGACCTGGCGATCGGACTCCAGAGGACAAGAGGCTGTCCCCAAATCACAGTCATGGCCAATTGGACCTCCTGGTACAGTACCCCAAGGCTGGGGGCTCGAGAGTGCCTCTTGAAGCTAACTCCTCAGCCAGGGCTGGCAAGCAGGGTCCAGATGAGCGATGGCAGACCCTGGGCCACAGCCAGCTGGACCTCATCACAAAGTTTGGCCCGTTCCGGGGTGAGGGGCCTGGGCCCAGTGGTCTCCCCAGACCAAGTCCTGCTTGCAAGGCTGGAGTGGGCTCTGGGGATGAGAAGCGGCTGACTCTGGGCCACAGCAAGCTGGACCTCATCACAAAGTATCATCAATTGCAGGGCACCAGGCCGGGACCTGACCCTGGCCCCCCGGGGGCCCCCACAGGTGGCCATCGCAATGGCAGTAGCAATGGCCTGCTTGAGGATGAGAAACGACTGACCCTGGGTCACAGCAAACTGGACCTTATCACTAAGTACAACAAGTCCAAGGTCAGGCTGCTCCGAAGCCGCTTCGAGTCCTAG
- the EIF6 gene encoding eukaryotic translation initiation factor 6: MAVRASFENNCEIGCFAKLTNTYCLVAIGGSENFYSVFEGELADTIPVVHASIAGCRIIGRMCVGNRHGLLVPNNTTDQELQHIRNCLPDSVQIRRVEERLSALGNVTTCNDYVALVHPDLDRETEEILADVLKVEVFRQTVADQVLVGSYCVFSNQGGLVHPKTSIEDQDELSSLLQVPLVAGTVNRGSEVIAAGMVVNDWCAFCGLDTTSTELSVVESVFKLNEAQPSTIATSMRDSLIDSLA, from the exons ATGGCGGTCCGAGCGTCGTTCGAGAACAACTGTGAGATCGGCTGCTTTGCCAAACTCACCAACACGTACTGCCTGGTGGCCATCGGAGGGTCAGAGAACTTCTACAG TGTGTTCGAGGGCGAACTCGCCGATACTATCCCCGTGGTGCACGCGTCCATCGCTGGCTGCCGCATCATCGGGCGCATGTGTGTGG GGAATAGGCACGGTCTCCTGGTGCCCAACAACACCACCGACCAGGAGCTGCAACACATTCGCAACTGCCTCCCAGACTCAGTGCAGATCCGGCGAGTGGAGGAGCGGCTCTCAGCCCTGGGCAATGTCACCACCTGCAATGACTACGTGGCCTTGGTCCACCCAGACCTAGACCGG GAAACAGAGGAAATCCTGGCTGATGTGCTCAAGGTGGAAGTCTTCAGACAGACAGTGGCTGACCAGGTGCTAGTAGGAAGCTACTGTGTCTTCAGCAATCAGGGAGGGCTGGTACATCCCAAGACTTCAATTGAAGACCAGGATGAGCTGTCCTCTCTTCTTCAGGTCCCCCTTGTG GCGGGCACCGTGAACCGAGGCAGTGAGGTGATTGCTGCTGGGATGGTGGTGAACGACTGGTGTGCCTTCTGTGGCCTGGACACAACCAGCACAGAGCTGTCAGTGGTGGAGAGTGTCTTCAAGCTGAACGAAGCCCAGCCTAGCACCATTGCTACCAGCATGCGGGATTCCCTCATTGACAG cCTCGCCTGA
- the MMP24OS gene encoding protein MMP24OS: MGAQVSGGQGAPEPTQPQPQPQPQPQPAAPEGPQRPPPEPGAWGPLDDVRFLIVCTSWY; encoded by the coding sequence ATGGGCGCTCAGGTGAGCGGCGGCCAGGGCGCTCCGGAGCCGacgcagccccagccccagccccagccccagccccagcccgcagCGCCCGAGGGCCCTCAGCGGCCTCCGCCCGAGCCCGGCGCCTGGGGGCCGCTGGACGACGTGCGCTTCCTCATCGTCTGCACCTCCTGGTACTGA